CGGCCGCGCGGGCCCGGGCGACGGCGTCCTCGAGCACCGCCAGGCCGCGCGAGCCGTGCCGCTCGTAGAAGGCGATCTGCGGCTTGAGGACGGCGACCTCGCCGGCCAGCGCGTCGACGACGGCGTCGGTGAAGCGGGCCAGCCCCTCCGGGGCGTCGGGCAGGCCCCAGCGCTCCAGGAGCGGCACGTGCGGGTCGATGCCGACGCACAGCGGCCCGCGGGCGGCCACCGCGTCGGCGAGCCGCTGCCCGAACGGCGCGCTCACCGGGCCACCGCCCGCGGCAGGGTGTCGCCGAGCGCGGCGATGCAGTCGCGGGCGAGGAAGGGGTCGGCGAAGGCGCCCGAGGCCGACTGGACGGCGTCCGCGCCCGCCTCGTACAGCGCCGCGAACGAGGCGACGTCGGTGACCCCGCCCATCGCCAGCACGGCGAAGGAGTGCCCGCCGGCCTCGCGCAGCGCGACCAGCCGGCGGGTGAGGTCGAGAGCGGGCCCGCGGACCGCGGCGCCCGACAACCCCGCCACCGCGCGGCCGGGGAACGTCGGCTCCCCGTCGCTGCGCACCACCCGGCTCGGCACGGTGTTGATGCCCGCCACGCCGTCGACCAGCGGGCCCAGCCGCGGCACCAGCGCGGCCAGGCGCTGCTCGTCGAGCCAGGAGAGCTTGGCCACCAGGCCGGTGCGGTCGTCCAGCGCCCGACGCACGCCCTCGACCACGGCGAGCGTCGCCCCGGCGTCCAGGCACAGCGGCGGCTTCACGCCGTCGGCGGTCGCGGCCAGCGTGTTGGGGCAGGACAGGTTGAGCTCGACCACGGTCGCGCCGGCCTCCTGCGCCAGCAGCGCCGTCCGCGCGAAGTCGTCGACCAGGGCCGTCCCGTCGCCCTCCCCCATGACGCTGACCAGCAGCAGCTGGTCGTCGTCCACGGCGGCCAGCGACCGCTCGAGGTCGGGCCCCCACTCCTCCGGCGCCGGCGAGGGGACGCCGAAGGAGTTGACCGTGCTGACGCCCGGCGAGCCGGGCTCGACCCAGTCCCACGGGTCGGAGACGACCACGTCGCCCGGCGGCCGGGGCGCGAAGGTCCAGTTCGGCTGCGCGTTGGGCTCGTGGGCGCGGCTGCGCACCGTCTTGTAGGTGAGCACGCTGAAGCCGTTGCCGGCGTGGAGGCGCACCCACTCCTCGCCGCCGTTCAGCACGCACGCGGGCACGCCGACCGGGAACCCGACGTCGCGGCCGAGCACCCGCCAGCGGCGGTCGCCCGCGCGCGGCCGCTCGGGCAGCCGCGGCCCGATCGGCGTCCGCAGGTTGTCGCGGTAGGAGCCCAGCACGTCGTAGGACGGCGTCCGCACCCCGCAGGCGGCCAGCAGCCCACCGTGGCCGGCGGAGAAGAGCACGCGGGTGAGCAGCGGCAGGTCGTCCTCGCCGGCCTCCCCCGCGGCCAGCCGGGCGGCGAGCCCCTCGGCGGCCGCGGTCAGCCCGTCGAGCTCGGCCTGCGGCGGGCGGGCGAAGCGGGTGACGCCGGCGAGGAACGCCCGCGGCAGCCCGTCAACCAGCCCGCGGGCGACCAGCTCGCCCCGCACGTCCTCGACCGGGCCGCCGCCCCCGCGCGAGGGGCTGCTCACGGGCGCGGGGTGAGCGCCGCGTGGAACTCCTGCAGGCTGCGGACGCCGAGGTCGCCGCGGCGCAGTGCCTCCACGCCCTGCACCGCCGCGGCCATCCCCTGCACCGTGGTGATGCACGGGATGCCGGCGGTCACCGCGGCCGTGCGGATCTCGTAGCCGTCCAGCCGCGGCCCGCTGTTGCCCGGCGAGCCGAAGGGCGTGTTGACGACGATGTCGACGTCCCCGGCGAGGATCCGCTCCACGCAGTTGCCCGGGCCCTCGCTGTACTTGCCGACCACCTCGCACGCCACGCCGTTGCGGCGCAGCACCTGCGCGGTCCCGCTCGTCGCCAGGACCCGGAAGCCGAGGTCGGCCAGCCGCTTGACCGGGAAGACCGCGGCCCGCTTGTCGCGGTTGGCCAGCGACACGAAGACCGTCCCCGAGGTGGGCAGCGAGCCGTAGGCGGCGGCCTGCGACTTGGCGAACGCGGTGCCGAACCCGTCGTCGAGGCCCATGACCTCGCCGGTCGACTTCATCTCCGGCGACAGGACCGTGTCGACGCCGTGGCCCTCGACGGTGCGGAAGCGGTGGAAGGGCAGCACCGCCTCCTTGACCGCGATCGGGGCGTCCTCGGGCAGGTCGGTGCCGTCGCCGGTCGCCGGCAGCACGCCCGCGCCGCGCAGCTCGGCGATCGACTGCCCGACGGCGATCCGCGCGGCGGCCTTGGCCAGCTGGACGGCGGTCGCCTTCGACACGAACGGCACCGTGCGCGACGCCCGCGGGTTGGCCTCGATGACGTGCAGGACGTCGTCCTTGATCGCGTACTGCACGTTGACCAGTCCGCGCACGCCGATGCGGGCGGCCAGCGCCTCGGTGGCCCGCCGGATCTGTGCCAGGTCGGCCGAGCCGAGGGTGATCGGCGGCAGCGCGCAGGCCGAGTCGCCGGAGTGGATGCCGGCCTCCTCGATGTGCTCCATGACCCCGCCGAGGTAGAGCTCGGCGCCGTCGTAGAGCGCGTCGACGTCGATCTCGACGGCGTCCTCGAGGAACCGGTCGACCAGCACGGGGTGCTCGGGGCTGACGTCGGTGGCCTTGGCGATGTAGGCCTCCAGCGAGGCCTCCTCGTAGACGATCTCCATCCCGCGCCCGCCGAGCACGTAGGACGGGCGGACCAGCACCGGGTAGCCGATGCCGGCGGCGATCTCCCGCGCCTCGGCGAAGGTCGTGGCGGTGCCGTGCTTCGGGGCGGTCAGCCCGGTGTCGGCGAGCACCCGGGAGAAGGCCCCGCGGTGCTCGGCGTCGTCGATGGCCTCCGGCGAGGTGCCCAGCACCGGGACGCCGGCGTCCTTGAGCCGCTGCGCCAGGCCCAGCGGCGTCTGCCCGCCGAGGGTGCAGATGACCCCGGCCACCGGCCCGGCCGCGCGCTCGGCCTCGACCACCTCGAGGACGTCCTCGAAGGTCAGCGGCTCGAAGTACAGCCGGTCGGCGGTGTCGTAGTCGGTGGACACGGTCTCGGGGTTGCAGTTGACCATCACGGCCTCGTAGCCGGCGTCCTGCAGCGCCATCACCGCGTGCACGCACGAGTAGTCGAACTCGATGCCCTGCCCGATCCGGTTGGGACCCGAGCCGAGGATCAGCACCGCGGGCTTCTCCCGCGGCTCGACCTCGGTCTCCTCGTCGTAGGAGGAGTAGTGGTACGGCGTGCGGGCGGCGAACTCCGCGGCGCAGGTGTCGACGGTCTTGTAGACCGGCCGGATGCCGAGCCGGTGCCGCAGCAGCCGGACGCCGTCCTCCCCGGACAGCTCCGGGCGCAGCGCGGCCACCTGCCGGTCGGACAGCCCGTGCCGCTTGGCCCGGCGCAGCAGCTCCGGGGTCAGCGCCGGGGCGTCGCGCACGGCCTCGCCGACCTCGCGCACGAGCGCGATCTGGTCGACGAACCACGGGTCGAAGCCGCTGGCCTGCGCCACCTGCTCGACCGTGGCGCCGGCGGCCAGCGCCCGCTCGGCGAGGTAGAGCCGCCCGTCGACCGGCGTGCGCAGCGCCTCGAGCAGCTCCTCCGCGCTGGACCCGTCCTCCGGGCCGGTCCAGAAGCCGGCCACCTTCGTCTCGGTGGACCGCATCGCCTTGCCCAGCGCCTCCGGGAAGTTGCGGCCCATCGCCATGACCTCGCCGACGCTCTTCATCGTCGTGGTCAGCCGCGGGTCGGCGCCGGGGAACTTCTCGAACGCGAACCGCGGGATCTTCACCACGACGTAGTCCAGCGCCGGCTCGAAGCTCGCCGGGGTGACGCCGGTGATGTCGTTGGTGATCTCGTCGAGCGTGTAGCCGATGGCCAGCTTCGCGGCGATCTTGGCGATCGGGAAGCCGGTGGCCTTCGACGCCAGCGCGCTCGACCGGGAGACGCGCGGGTTCATCTCGATGACGACCAGCCGGCCGGTGTCCGGGTGGACGGCGAACTGGATGTTGCAGCCGCCGGTGTCGACGCCGACCTCCCGCAGCACCGCGATGCCGACGTCGCGCATCCGCTGGTACTCGCGGTCGGTGAGCGTCATCGCCGGGGCGACGGTGACCGAGTCGCCGGTGTGCACGCCCATCGCGTCGACGTTCTCGATCGAGCAGATGACGACCACGTTGTCGCTGCGGTCGCGCATCAGCTCGAGCTCGTACTCCTTCCAGCCCAGCACCGACTCCTCGATGAGGACGGTCGACACCGGGGAGTCGGCCAGGCCGTGGCCGGCCATGCGGCGCAGCATCGGCTCGTCGGTGGCGATGCCCGAGCCGAGGCCGCCCATGGTGAAGCTGGGTCGGATGACGACGGGGTAGCCGACCTCCTCCGCCGTCTCCAGCGCCTCCTCGACGCTGCCGCACACCCGCGAGCGCGGGGCGTCGGCGCCGATCGAGCGGACGATGTCCTTGAACATCTGCCGGTCCTCGCCGCGGTTGATCGCGTCGACGTCGGCACCGATCAGCCGGACGCCGTAGCGCTCGAGGACGCCGCTCTCGTACAGGCCGATGGCGATGTTGAGCGCCGTCTGCCCGCCGAGGGTGGCCAGCAGCGCGTCCGGGCGCTCCTTCGCGATGACCCGCTCGACGAACTCCGGCGTCAGCGGCTCGACGTAGGTGGCGTCGGCGACGTCGGGGTCGGTCATGATCGTCGCCGGGTTGCTGTTGACCAGGCTGACCCGCAGGCCCTCGGCGCGCAGCACCCGGCAGGCCTGGGTGCCGGAGTAGTCGAACTCGGCGGCCTGCCCGATGAGGATCGGCCCCGAGCCGATGACCAGGACGTGCGCGATGTCGGTGCGCTTGGGCATCAGGCGTTCTCCCCGGTGCTGTGCCGGACCGTGGTCGGCGGGCTGACCGCCGGCCCGCCGCCGCGGGAGGCGTCCATGAGGTCGACGAAGCGCTGGAACAGCGGTGCGGCGTCGTGCGGGCCGGCCGCCGACTCCGGGTGGAACTGCACGCTGAAGGCCGGCGCGTCCAGCAGCCGCAGCCCCTCGACGACGTCGTCGTTGAGGCCCACGTGGCTGACCTCGACCCGGCCGTGGGGGGTGTCGGTGGGGCGGTCCAGCGGCGCGTCGACGGCGAAGCCGTGGTTGTGGCTGGTCACCCGCACGGTGCCGCTGACCCGGTCGAGCACCGGCTGGTTGAGGCCGCGGTGGCCGAAGCGCAGCTTGTAGGTGCCCAGGCCCAGCGCGCGGCCGAGGATCTGGTTGCCGAAGCAGATGCCGAACAGCGGCCGGCCCGCGTCGAGCACCCCGCGCACCGCGGCGACCGCGTAGTCGGCCGCGGCCGGGTCGCCGGGGCCGTTGGACAGGAAGACGCCGTCGGGACCGGCGGCCAGCAGGTCCTCGGCCGTCGCGGTGGAGGGCAGCACGTGCGTCTCGACGCCGAGCTCGGCGAGGTGGCGCGGGGTGGCGGTCTTGATGCCGAGGTCGAGCGCGGCGATGGTGAACCGCCGCTCCCCCACCGCGGGCACCACGTAGGGCTCGGCGGTGCTGACCCGCGGCGCGAGGTCGGCACCGACCATGCCCTCGGCGGCGCGCACCCGGGTGAGCAGCGCACCGGCCGGATCCCCGCCCAGGCCACCCAGTTCGCTGCTGATGCCCGCGCGCATGGCGCCGCGCTCGCGCAGGTGCCGGGTCAGCGCCCGGGTGTCCACGCCGCTGATCCCGACCACGCCCTGCGCGCGCAGCTCGTCGTCCAGGCTGCCGGTGGCCCGCCAGTTGGCCGGGCGGCGGGCGGGGTCGCGGACGACGAAGCCGGCCACCCACATGCGGCGGCTCTCGTCGTCCTCGTCGTTGACGCCGGTGTTGCCGATGTGCGGCGCGGTCATCGTGACGATCTGGCCGGCGTAGCTGGGGTCGGTGAGCGTCTCCTGGTAGCCGGTCATCCCGGTGGCGAACACCGCCTCGCCGACCGTCGTCCCGATGCTGCCGTAGGCCTCGCCGCGGAACGTCCTGCCGTCCTCGAGCACGAGGATCGCGTCTGTCAACGCACTGCCTTCCCGTCTCGCACGGTCGCCGTCCCCCGCAGGAACGTGGCGACCACCCGGCCGGGCAGCTCCCGGCCGGCGTAGGGGCTGTTGCGGCTGCGGCTGGCCAGCGCGGCCGGGTCGACGACGGCCCGGGCGGCGGGGTCCAGCAGCAGCAGGTTCGCCGGCTCGCCGGGCGCCAGCGGGCGGCCGTGACCGTCGAGGCGGCCGATGGCCGCGGGGCGCACCGACATCCGGTCGGCGACGCCGGCCCAGTCGAGCAGGCCGGGCTCCACCAGCGTCTCGACGACGACCGAGAGCGCCTGCTCCAGCCCCAGCATGCCGGGCCGGGCCTGCGCCCACTCGCTCTCCTTGTCCTCCACCGCGTGCGGCGCGTGGTCGGTGGCGACGGCGTCGATCGTGCCGTCGGCCAGCCCGGCGCGCAGGGCCTGCACGTCCTCGTCGGTGCGCAGCGGCGGGTTGACCTTGAACACCGGGTCGTAGCTCTGCGCGCAGGCCTCGGTGAGCAGCAGGTGGTGCGGTGTCACCTCGGCGGTCACCTGGACGCCGCGCGACTTCGCCCACCGCAGGATCTCCACCGACCCGGCGGTGGACACGTGGCACACGTGCAGCCGCGCGCCCACGTGCTCGGCCAGCAGCACGTCGCGGGCGATGACCGCCTCCTCGGCGGCGGCCGGCCAGCCGGTCAGGCCCAGCCGGGCCGACAGGTCGCCCTCGTTCATCTGCGCGCCGACGGTCAGCCGCGGCTCCTCGGCGTGCTGGGCGACGACGCCGTCGAAGGCCTTGACGTACTCCAGCGCGCGGCGCATGAGCGCGGGGTCGGCCACGCAGTGCCCGTCGTCGGAGAACACCCGCACCCGGGCGGCGGAGTCGGCCATCGCGCCGAGCTCGGCCAGCCGCTCGCCGCGCAGCCCGACGGTGACCGCCCCGACCGGGACGACGTCGACCAGGCCGGCCTCCTGCCCGAGCCGCCACACCTGCTCGACGACGCCGGCGGTGTCGGCGACCGGGTCGGTGTTGGCCATCGCGTGCACCGCGGTGTAGCCGCCCAGCGCGGCGGCGCGGCTGCCGGTCTCGACGGTCTCGGCGTCCTCGCGGCCGGGCTCGCGCAGGTGGGTGTGCAGGTCGACCAGGCCCGGGAGCGCGACCAGCCCGCCGGCGTCGACGACGTCGGCCCCGGTAACGCCGAGCCGCTGCCCGACGGCGGCGATCCGGCCGTCCTCGAGCAGCAGGTCGGCGGACTGCCCGCCGAGGACGCGCGCCCCCTTGATCAGCGTGGTCACGAGGATGCGCCTCCGAGCAGCAGGTAGAGCACGGCCATGCGGACGCTGACGCCGTTGCCGACCTGCTCGACGATCGTCGAGCGGACCGAGTCGGCGACGTCGGCGGCGATCTCCATGCCGCGGTTCATCGGGCCGGGGTGCATGACGATCGCGTCGTCGGAGAGCGCGGCCATGCGGTGGGCGTCGAGGCCGTAGCGGCGGCTGTACTCCCGCGCGCTGGGGAAGAACGAGGCGTTCATCCGCTCGGCCTGAACCCGCAGCATCATCACCGCGTCGGCCTTGGGCAGGACGGCGTCGAGGTCGTAGGAGACCTCCACCGGCCAGGACCCGACGCCCACCGGCAGCAGCGTCGGCGGCGCGACGAGGGTGACCTGCGCGCCGAGTGTGCTCAGCAGCCAGACGTTGGAGCGGGCCACCCGGCTGTGCAGCACGTCGCCGACGATCACGACCCGGACGCCGTCCAGGCGGCCCAGCCGGTGCCGGATCGTGTAGGCGTCCAGCAGCGCCTGGGTGGGGTGCTCGTGGGTGCCGTCGCCGGCGTTGACGACGCTGCCGCGGACCCAGTGCGCCAGCCGGTGCGGGGCGCCGGACGCGCCGTGCCGGACGACGATCGCGTCGCTGCCCATCGCCTCGAGCGTGAGCGCGGTGTCCTTGAGGCTCTCGCCCTTGGAGACGCTGCTGCCCTTGGCGGAGAAGTTGATGACGTCGGCGGACAGCCGCTTGGCCGCCAGCTCGAAGGAGATGCGGGTGCGGGTGGAGTCCTCGTAGAAGAGGTTGACCACCGTGCGGCCGCGCAGCGTGGGCAGCTTCTTGACCTCGCGGCCGGCCAGCGCCTGGTCGATCTGCGCGGCGGTGTCGAGGACGAGCGTCGCGTCGGCCCGGTCGAGGTCCGCGGCGTCCAGCAGGTGCCGCTTCACGCGGCTCCCTCCGTGACGAGGACCTCGTCGGTGCCGTCGACCTCGGTCAGGTGGACCCGCACCTGCTGGGTGCGCGCCGTGGGCACGTTCTTGCCCACGTAGTCGGCGCGGATCGGCAGCTCGCGGTGGCCGCGGTCGACCAGGACGGCGAGCTGCACCGCCCGCGGCCGGCCCAGGTCGCGCAGCGCGTCGAGGGCGGCGCGCACCGAGCGGCCGGAGAACAGCACGTCGTCGACGAGGACGACCAGCCGGCCGTCGATCCCGGCGGGTGGGAGGACGGTGTCCTCCAGCGCGCGGACACCGCGCAGCCGCAGGTCGTCGCGGTAGAGCGTGATGTCGACGGTGCCGACGTCGACCGCGGTGCCGCTGAAGGCCTCGACGCGGGCGGCCAGCCGCCGGGCCAGCGGGGCGCCGCGGGTGGGGATGCCGACCAGGACGAGGTCGGCCAGACCGGCTGCGTCCTCACCCACCCCACCGCCCCCGGCGCACTTCTCGATCAGCTGGTGGGCCATCCGGTCGACCACGCGGGCGACGTCGGCGGGGGCGAGCAGCACCCCGGGAGCGGACTGGCTCTGGGCAGGCTCGGGCGAGCTGGCCATCAGGCCTCCTTCCCCGCCTCACGGGACGGGTCGTTAAAGGAGTGGGTGGACCGCCGCCGACCGTACTGCACCCGATGGTGTGACCGCCGTCGCGCATCGTGGGTGCGCAGGTGGGGAGGCTGTCCGAGGATGCACGTCCAGGGGACGGGCGCTGTCGCCGTTCCGGATCAGCAAGTACGCTGCGTGACGACTGACGGCCAGACACGACGACGGACAGTGAGCGGACACCCATGAGCACCGACTACTCGCGGGCCCTCGGTGCCCGACTTCGCGCGATCCGCAACCAGCAGGGCCTGTCCCTGCAGGGTGTGGAGGACAAATCCCACGGACGCTGGAAGGCCGTGGTCGTCGGCTCCTACGAGCGTGGCGACCGCGCGGTGACCGTCCAGCGGCTCTCGGAGCTGGCCGTGTTCTACGGCGTGCCGGTGTCGGAGCTGCTGCCCGACCCCCGGCCGTCGTCCGCGGTCACCTCGACGACGAAGATCGTGCTGAACCTCGAGTCGCTGGGCTCCCTGCCCGCCGACGAGGCCGGCCCGCTGGCCCGCTACGCCTCGACCATCCAGGCGCAGCGCCACGACTACAACGGCAAGGTGCTCTCCATCCGCGCCGAGGACCTCAAGTCGCTGGCGATCATCTACGACATGAGCCCCGACGAGCTGACCACCCGGCTCATCGAGTGGGGCGTGCTCAACCCCGGCATGGACAACGGCGCCGCCGGCCTCGACGACGAGGACGAGAACTGGGGCGACCGCCGCCGCTCCCCCCGCTGAGGGAGGGCGGGGTCACGGGGACGGCACCGGGAACTGTCGGTGGGCGGACCTAGCGTCGGCGGCGCCGAGAACGCGCAGCCCGAGGAGCAGTCGTGAGCACCGTCCCGCCCGTCCCGACGTCCGACCGCGACACCCTGCTGGCCGCGAACCGCCGGGCGGCGCTGCGCCGCGCACAGCGGCGCGACGCCGGGGCCCGCGCGGTCGCGATGCTGGCCGCCGCCGAGGCCGGCTGCCGCTCCTGAGCCGGGCTCAGGAGGAGGTGGGCACCTCGGCGTCGAGGATGGCGCCGAGGACGCCGTTGACGTAGGCCGGCGACTCGTCGGTCGACAGCGTCTTGGCCAGCTCCACGGCCTCGTCGATGACGACGGCGTCGGGCACGTCGTC
This region of Geodermatophilus bullaregiensis genomic DNA includes:
- a CDS encoding dihydroorotate oxidase, producing the protein MSSPSRGGGGPVEDVRGELVARGLVDGLPRAFLAGVTRFARPPQAELDGLTAAAEGLAARLAAGEAGEDDLPLLTRVLFSAGHGGLLAACGVRTPSYDVLGSYRDNLRTPIGPRLPERPRAGDRRWRVLGRDVGFPVGVPACVLNGGEEWVRLHAGNGFSVLTYKTVRSRAHEPNAQPNWTFAPRPPGDVVVSDPWDWVEPGSPGVSTVNSFGVPSPAPEEWGPDLERSLAAVDDDQLLLVSVMGEGDGTALVDDFARTALLAQEAGATVVELNLSCPNTLAATADGVKPPLCLDAGATLAVVEGVRRALDDRTGLVAKLSWLDEQRLAALVPRLGPLVDGVAGINTVPSRVVRSDGEPTFPGRAVAGLSGAAVRGPALDLTRRLVALREAGGHSFAVLAMGGVTDVASFAALYEAGADAVQSASGAFADPFLARDCIAALGDTLPRAVAR
- the carB gene encoding carbamoyl-phosphate synthase large subunit, with protein sequence MPKRTDIAHVLVIGSGPILIGQAAEFDYSGTQACRVLRAEGLRVSLVNSNPATIMTDPDVADATYVEPLTPEFVERVIAKERPDALLATLGGQTALNIAIGLYESGVLERYGVRLIGADVDAINRGEDRQMFKDIVRSIGADAPRSRVCGSVEEALETAEEVGYPVVIRPSFTMGGLGSGIATDEPMLRRMAGHGLADSPVSTVLIEESVLGWKEYELELMRDRSDNVVVICSIENVDAMGVHTGDSVTVAPAMTLTDREYQRMRDVGIAVLREVGVDTGGCNIQFAVHPDTGRLVVIEMNPRVSRSSALASKATGFPIAKIAAKLAIGYTLDEITNDITGVTPASFEPALDYVVVKIPRFAFEKFPGADPRLTTTMKSVGEVMAMGRNFPEALGKAMRSTETKVAGFWTGPEDGSSAEELLEALRTPVDGRLYLAERALAAGATVEQVAQASGFDPWFVDQIALVREVGEAVRDAPALTPELLRRAKRHGLSDRQVAALRPELSGEDGVRLLRHRLGIRPVYKTVDTCAAEFAARTPYHYSSYDEETEVEPREKPAVLILGSGPNRIGQGIEFDYSCVHAVMALQDAGYEAVMVNCNPETVSTDYDTADRLYFEPLTFEDVLEVVEAERAAGPVAGVICTLGGQTPLGLAQRLKDAGVPVLGTSPEAIDDAEHRGAFSRVLADTGLTAPKHGTATTFAEAREIAAGIGYPVLVRPSYVLGGRGMEIVYEEASLEAYIAKATDVSPEHPVLVDRFLEDAVEIDVDALYDGAELYLGGVMEHIEEAGIHSGDSACALPPITLGSADLAQIRRATEALAARIGVRGLVNVQYAIKDDVLHVIEANPRASRTVPFVSKATAVQLAKAAARIAVGQSIAELRGAGVLPATGDGTDLPEDAPIAVKEAVLPFHRFRTVEGHGVDTVLSPEMKSTGEVMGLDDGFGTAFAKSQAAAYGSLPTSGTVFVSLANRDKRAAVFPVKRLADLGFRVLATSGTAQVLRRNGVACEVVGKYSEGPGNCVERILAGDVDIVVNTPFGSPGNSGPRLDGYEIRTAAVTAGIPCITTVQGMAAAVQGVEALRRGDLGVRSLQEFHAALTPRP
- the carA gene encoding glutamine-hydrolyzing carbamoyl-phosphate synthase small subunit produces the protein MTDAILVLEDGRTFRGEAYGSIGTTVGEAVFATGMTGYQETLTDPSYAGQIVTMTAPHIGNTGVNDEDDESRRMWVAGFVVRDPARRPANWRATGSLDDELRAQGVVGISGVDTRALTRHLRERGAMRAGISSELGGLGGDPAGALLTRVRAAEGMVGADLAPRVSTAEPYVVPAVGERRFTIAALDLGIKTATPRHLAELGVETHVLPSTATAEDLLAAGPDGVFLSNGPGDPAAADYAVAAVRGVLDAGRPLFGICFGNQILGRALGLGTYKLRFGHRGLNQPVLDRVSGTVRVTSHNHGFAVDAPLDRPTDTPHGRVEVSHVGLNDDVVEGLRLLDAPAFSVQFHPESAAGPHDAAPLFQRFVDLMDASRGGGPAVSPPTTVRHSTGENA
- a CDS encoding dihydroorotase encodes the protein MTTLIKGARVLGGQSADLLLEDGRIAAVGQRLGVTGADVVDAGGLVALPGLVDLHTHLREPGREDAETVETGSRAAALGGYTAVHAMANTDPVADTAGVVEQVWRLGQEAGLVDVVPVGAVTVGLRGERLAELGAMADSAARVRVFSDDGHCVADPALMRRALEYVKAFDGVVAQHAEEPRLTVGAQMNEGDLSARLGLTGWPAAAEEAVIARDVLLAEHVGARLHVCHVSTAGSVEILRWAKSRGVQVTAEVTPHHLLLTEACAQSYDPVFKVNPPLRTDEDVQALRAGLADGTIDAVATDHAPHAVEDKESEWAQARPGMLGLEQALSVVVETLVEPGLLDWAGVADRMSVRPAAIGRLDGHGRPLAPGEPANLLLLDPAARAVVDPAALASRSRNSPYAGRELPGRVVATFLRGTATVRDGKAVR
- a CDS encoding aspartate carbamoyltransferase catalytic subunit — encoded protein: MKRHLLDAADLDRADATLVLDTAAQIDQALAGREVKKLPTLRGRTVVNLFYEDSTRTRISFELAAKRLSADVINFSAKGSSVSKGESLKDTALTLEAMGSDAIVVRHGASGAPHRLAHWVRGSVVNAGDGTHEHPTQALLDAYTIRHRLGRLDGVRVVIVGDVLHSRVARSNVWLLSTLGAQVTLVAPPTLLPVGVGSWPVEVSYDLDAVLPKADAVMMLRVQAERMNASFFPSAREYSRRYGLDAHRMAALSDDAIVMHPGPMNRGMEIAADVADSVRSTIVEQVGNGVSVRMAVLYLLLGGASS
- the pyrR gene encoding bifunctional pyr operon transcriptional regulator/uracil phosphoribosyltransferase PyrR, with translation MASSPEPAQSQSAPGVLLAPADVARVVDRMAHQLIEKCAGGGGVGEDAAGLADLVLVGIPTRGAPLARRLAARVEAFSGTAVDVGTVDITLYRDDLRLRGVRALEDTVLPPAGIDGRLVVLVDDVLFSGRSVRAALDALRDLGRPRAVQLAVLVDRGHRELPIRADYVGKNVPTARTQQVRVHLTEVDGTDEVLVTEGAA
- the bldD gene encoding transcriptional regulator BldD, producing the protein MSTDYSRALGARLRAIRNQQGLSLQGVEDKSHGRWKAVVVGSYERGDRAVTVQRLSELAVFYGVPVSELLPDPRPSSAVTSTTKIVLNLESLGSLPADEAGPLARYASTIQAQRHDYNGKVLSIRAEDLKSLAIIYDMSPDELTTRLIEWGVLNPGMDNGAAGLDDEDENWGDRRRSPR